The proteins below come from a single Sphingomicrobium sediminis genomic window:
- a CDS encoding Maf family protein: MKLVLASASPRRRDLLARIGVTPHAIDPADIDEDPKPGELPKPHAGRLASEKAAAVAARHPDALVLAGDTVVAVGRRILPKAEDEQTLRECLALLSGRRHRVFTGIAAIAPDGRKWEKVIETIVAMKRLSAEEIDTYAAMTNEWMGKAGGYGLQGYGEVYVRFIHGSHSNVVGLPLAETRNMLKAAGYDLA; the protein is encoded by the coding sequence GTGAAGCTCGTTCTCGCCTCGGCCTCGCCCCGACGCCGCGACCTGTTGGCGCGCATCGGCGTGACGCCGCACGCCATCGATCCCGCCGACATTGACGAGGATCCGAAGCCCGGCGAACTCCCCAAGCCCCATGCCGGCCGGCTCGCCAGCGAGAAGGCGGCTGCCGTCGCCGCGCGCCATCCCGATGCTTTGGTCCTCGCCGGCGATACGGTCGTCGCAGTCGGCCGCCGTATCCTGCCCAAGGCCGAGGACGAGCAGACACTGCGCGAATGCCTCGCGCTACTTTCGGGACGACGCCACCGCGTCTTCACCGGCATCGCCGCCATCGCGCCCGATGGCCGCAAATGGGAAAAGGTCATCGAGACGATCGTCGCCATGAAGCGATTGTCGGCAGAGGAAATCGATACCTACGCCGCCATGACCAACGAATGGATGGGCAAGGCGGGCGGCTATGGCCTGCAAGGCTATGGCGAGGTTTATGTCCGCTTCATCCATGGCAGCCATTCCAATGTCGTCGGCCTGCCGCTGGCCGAGACGCGCAACATGCTCAAAGCCGCTGGATACGATCTTGCCTGA
- a CDS encoding ribonuclease E/G yields the protein MPDWFIERGIGETRAARLDAAGEIVEARIRRDGVTPAGAVLEAKLIAIAPRVTVEANGETFFLPRGASGISEGATMRVRVTREALGGAEPWKRGIAVQTDEYPCEAPPLADGVEGRIEAWDDLLEDARTGLVDFDGGQLRIEPTAAMTMIDVDGWLVPDKLSQMAAWASARAIRRLDLGGSTGIDFPSLEGKEARQQVGTILDDYLEKPFERTAMNGFGFVQVVRPKERASLIDLAQERASFEARALLRRAETSVGAITIHAHPAVIAALRPEWIAALEKRIGGTVALNATPGLAMSGGHAH from the coding sequence TTGCCTGACTGGTTCATCGAACGCGGTATTGGCGAGACGCGCGCAGCGCGGCTCGATGCGGCTGGCGAGATTGTCGAGGCGCGCATCCGCCGCGATGGTGTGACACCCGCCGGCGCCGTCCTCGAGGCCAAGCTGATCGCGATTGCGCCGCGCGTCACCGTGGAAGCGAATGGCGAAACCTTCTTCCTGCCGCGCGGTGCCAGCGGGATCAGCGAAGGCGCAACCATGCGCGTGCGCGTGACCCGCGAAGCGTTGGGCGGCGCGGAGCCGTGGAAACGCGGCATTGCGGTGCAGACCGACGAATACCCCTGCGAAGCGCCGCCCCTCGCGGACGGTGTCGAGGGACGGATCGAGGCATGGGACGATTTGCTCGAAGACGCACGCACCGGCCTCGTCGATTTCGACGGCGGGCAGCTGCGCATCGAACCCACTGCAGCCATGACCATGATCGACGTCGATGGTTGGCTGGTGCCCGACAAGTTGAGCCAGATGGCTGCCTGGGCCAGCGCCCGCGCCATTCGCCGCCTCGACCTTGGCGGTTCGACGGGCATCGATTTTCCCAGCCTTGAGGGCAAGGAAGCGCGCCAGCAGGTCGGCACTATCCTCGACGACTATCTCGAAAAACCGTTCGAACGCACCGCAATGAACGGGTTCGGCTTCGTCCAGGTCGTCCGCCCCAAGGAACGCGCCAGTTTGATCGACCTCGCGCAGGAGCGCGCATCGTTCGAAGCCCGCGCCCTTCTCCGCCGCGCCGAAACGAGCGTGGGCGCCATCACCATCCATGCCCATCCCGCCGTGATCGCCGCGCTTCGCCCCGAATGGA